The region AGCATGCGGCGAGCGCGATCGCGGCGGTGGCCGCGACGGCGGCCAGGGCCGTGCGGCGAAGTGTGGAGCGGATGCTCATGGTGTTCCTCTCTGAACTGCAGATCCACGGGGTGGGGGGGCTTGTGGTGAGACCGGTCTCAGCCTGTTACATTGAGACCGGTCTCAATTCGTTTCGATGGACGCTACACGGCTTCTGGTTCGGCGTCAACCGATAGGTTCGAGATCTGCGATCCCCCGCTGACGCGGAGACACGAGAGGGCGACATGAGCGAAACGGGAACCGGGCGCCGAGAGGCGACGGTCAGCGATGTCGCTCGGGTCGCGCGGGTGTCGAAGGCCACGGCGGCGCGGGCACTCGGCGACTACGGCGCCGTCAGCGACGCCGTACGCGACCGGGTGCAGAAGGCCGCGGATGAACTCGGCTACCGCCCCAACGCGCTCGCGCGCACCATGAGCACCGGACGGTCGCACACCCTCGGCATCATCATCGGAGACATCGAGAACCCGTTCTTCGCGAAGGCGACCCGCGGAGCGGCGGACGTCGCCGCCGAAGCCGGCTACGACCTCATCCTGTCGAATTCCGACGAGGAGCCGTCGGTCGAGGCGAAGGCTGTCGCCGTTCAGCTCGCCAAGCAGGTCGACGGTCTGCTCATCGCGCCGGCGTCGTCGCTCGAGCCCGGCAATCTGCAGCCCGTGCTCGACGCTGGCCGACCTCTCGTGCTCTTCGACCGCACGGTGCCTGGTGTCGACGTCGACGCGGTGATCACCGACAATCGCGCGGGCGCGCGGCGGCTCACAGAGCTGATGCTCGCCGCCGGCCACCGCCGGATCGCGTTCATCTCCACGCTCGCCCACGACGGCGCCTTCCGCACCGGAGAAGAGCTGTCGTCATCGGCGGTGGCCGACCGCGTCATCGGCTTCGTGGAGACGCTGGGCGCCGCGGGCATCGCGCACCCGGAATCCTTCGTCCACCTCAACGCGCGCCGCGACGGTGTCGACGTGCTCGCTGCCCGGCTCCTCGACGGCGAGGCCGCGGTGACGGCGATCATCGCCTCCGACAGCCTGATCGCGCTGGCGGTGTTCAAGGCCGCACAGGAGCGCGGTGTGCTGATCCCCCAGCAGCTGTCACTCGCGGGGTTCGATGACGCACCGTGGATGAGCCTGACCACCCCTGGCGTCACCGTGGTCGAGCAGCCCATCCACGAGATCGGCGCGCAGGCGACACGCACCCTGCTCCACCGCATCCGCGGCGACGGGCGTCCTCCTGAGACGACCGTGCTGGCTCAGACGCTCGTCGAGCGCGGGTCAGTGGCAGCACCGCCGGAGGGGTGAGCCGCGCCCCGCGTGGCGGGCGGAGCGGGGCATGGGACGAAGGCGGCGCGCCGGCATCTGCGAGCGCACCGCCTTCGACGATTCATCGGCCTCGGATGGCTGCCGTCGCGGCTGCGTCGACCGTGAAATCGTCCGTCACCACCACGCCGTAGTCCTGCTCGGCCGACCGTCGTGACACGAAGCCGTTGCGCACGTCGTGTGCGACGGCAGCGGGGTCTCGCCGCAGCGGATCGCCGTAGCCGCCACCGCCGCCCGTCTGGTTGACGAGCACATCTCCTGCGGCGAGCCGGTTGTAGCTGCCGCCCTGCACGACCTCCCGATCCGTGCCCGGGTTGAGAACCACCCTGTTCGGCTTGCCCTCCGACCCGCCGTCGATGGCCCACGGCTCCGTCTTCGTCTTGTAGACGAGGCAGATGCCCGTGGCGGGGGCTGTGAAGCGATACGACCGGCTCACGCCGACCCCGCCGCGGTGCTCCCCGGCACCACCTGTGTCAGGGCGGTAGCCGTAGTGATCGATGATCATCGAGGACTTCGCCTCGAGCACTTCGACCGGGTTGTTGCGACAGCCCGGCTCCGAGAGGTGCATGATCCCGTCCTCGCCGTCGTGGTGCGCGGTGCCGCCGAAGCCGACCGCCTCATTGGTCGCCTCCTGCCACGGCTCGCCGGTGCGCGGGTTGACGCCGAGGCCCATCATCGAGCACACGTCACCGCCCGAGCAGGCGGGAACCAGCTCCGGCATGCCCTGGGCGAGAGCCTTCAGGATGACCTCGCCGGCGAGCAGACCGGTCCACAGGGTGAAGGTCGGCATAGGCGGCACGGCGTGCATCACCGACCCCGGCACCGTGACCACCCGCAACGGGGCGAAGTTTCCCGCGACGACCGGGGAGTCCGGAGTCGTGAGCGACTTGAAGATGAGGCTCGACAGCGCCTCGGTCTGGCCGGGCGGCAGGTTGATGGGTCCTTCGACGTTCTCGGCGCTGCCTGTCCAGTCGACCACCATCTCCTCGTCCGTGACCGTCACCGTGCACTGCAGCTTGACGAGGTCGTCCTTGTTGATGCCGTCGTCGTCGACGTAGTCGACCGCGCTCCAGGTGCCCTTGGGCAGCTTGGCGAGCGCGAGCCTGGCGAGCCTCTCACCGTGCTCGTTGATGGTCACCATCGCCTCGGTGAGCGTGCGGACGCCGTACTTGTCCGCGAGCTCCTGCGTGCGGCGCACGCCCGTCACGCACGCCGACACCTGCGCCTGGATGTCGCCGATCGTGTGCTTCGGCATGCGGCTGTTGAACCGGATGATGTTGAACACATCCTCGTTGCGCTCTCCCCGTCGGTACAGCTTCGAGGCGGGGAGCATGAGTCCCTCCTGCGAGCGATCGGTCGAGTCGAGCACGTAGCCCGGGTCCTTCTGATTCAGGTCGGTCACATGCACACGGCAGGAGGCGAACCCGATCAGCTCGTCGTCCACATGGATCGGGGCGAAGACGAGCGGATCGAGGGTGTGGGCGCTCGACCAGTAGGGGAAGTTGATGATGAAGACGTCACCTGGCTCGATCGCGTCGGCGCCGAGGAACTCGACCGAGTGCTTGATGCCGGCATCGTTGCCCCTGGTGAAGACCGCGATGCCCGGCGCGTCCGCGACCACGTCGCCGTTGGCGTCGTGGATCCCGATGCCGTAATCGTGGATCTCGTAGACAACGGTGTTGTAGGCGGTGCGGCACAGGTTGCGCGCGACCTCCTCCGCGGCGGCCAGCAGGCCGTGCCTGATGATCTCGGTGGTGATGGCGTCGGCCACGTCAGGCCCCCTTCTTCGCGTACTGGATCGAGATGATGAGCTCGCCGTATGCACCGACCTCGAGTCGGTCGCCGGCGTGCAGCACAGTGGTCGCCGTGTGCTCGGTCACGACCACAGGCCCTTCGATGACGTCCCCGGCCATGAGCTCCTCGCGTGAGACCAGGCCGTACTCCGCTGTCTCGTCGCCGTCGAGCACGACCGTGCGCGTTCGCAGCTCGGGCCCTCCGCCTTCCGGACGGCGCGCCGCCTTCGGCAGATCCGGCTTGTCGACGACGCCGACCGCGCCGAGGCGCAGCGTCGTCGTCTCGATCGGGTCGTCCATGGTGTGACCGTACTGACGCAGGTGCAGGCGGTCGAACTCCGAGCGGATGGCCGCTCGGGGGTCCGTGCTGTCGTCCGGGTAATCGACCGTGACCGAGTGCTCCTGCCCGGAGTACCGCACTGCGACGACCCGATGGAAGAGCATGCGCGCGTCGTCGAAGCCCTCGGCGCGCAGCGTCTCACGCGCCTCCGCCTCCATGCCTGCGTAGAGCGCATCGGCCGCATCGGCGTCGAGCTCGTCGAGAGCCTGCAGGCTCGTGCGCGAGTAGTCGTGCTGCACGTCGGCCATCAGCATCCCGAGCGCAGAGAAGGCGCCCTGGCCCGGCGGCACGATCACCTCAGGGATCCCCAGCTCACGTGCAACATCGACAGCGACCAGCCCCCCTCCGCCACCGAAAGACAGCAGTGCGAAATCCTTGGGGTCGTGACCGAGCTCGATGGTGATGGCGCGCACCGCGCCCATGATCTTGGTGTTCGAGATCTTCACCATGCCCCG is a window of Microbacterium esteraromaticum DNA encoding:
- a CDS encoding LacI family DNA-binding transcriptional regulator — encoded protein: MSETGTGRREATVSDVARVARVSKATAARALGDYGAVSDAVRDRVQKAADELGYRPNALARTMSTGRSHTLGIIIGDIENPFFAKATRGAADVAAEAGYDLILSNSDEEPSVEAKAVAVQLAKQVDGLLIAPASSLEPGNLQPVLDAGRPLVLFDRTVPGVDVDAVITDNRAGARRLTELMLAAGHRRIAFISTLAHDGAFRTGEELSSSAVADRVIGFVETLGAAGIAHPESFVHLNARRDGVDVLAARLLDGEAAVTAIIASDSLIALAVFKAAQERGVLIPQQLSLAGFDDAPWMSLTTPGVTVVEQPIHEIGAQATRTLLHRIRGDGRPPETTVLAQTLVERGSVAAPPEG
- a CDS encoding hydantoinase B/oxoprolinase family protein — translated: MADAITTEIIRHGLLAAAEEVARNLCRTAYNTVVYEIHDYGIGIHDANGDVVADAPGIAVFTRGNDAGIKHSVEFLGADAIEPGDVFIINFPYWSSAHTLDPLVFAPIHVDDELIGFASCRVHVTDLNQKDPGYVLDSTDRSQEGLMLPASKLYRRGERNEDVFNIIRFNSRMPKHTIGDIQAQVSACVTGVRRTQELADKYGVRTLTEAMVTINEHGERLARLALAKLPKGTWSAVDYVDDDGINKDDLVKLQCTVTVTDEEMVVDWTGSAENVEGPINLPPGQTEALSSLIFKSLTTPDSPVVAGNFAPLRVVTVPGSVMHAVPPMPTFTLWTGLLAGEVILKALAQGMPELVPACSGGDVCSMMGLGVNPRTGEPWQEATNEAVGFGGTAHHDGEDGIMHLSEPGCRNNPVEVLEAKSSMIIDHYGYRPDTGGAGEHRGGVGVSRSYRFTAPATGICLVYKTKTEPWAIDGGSEGKPNRVVLNPGTDREVVQGGSYNRLAAGDVLVNQTGGGGGYGDPLRRDPAAVAHDVRNGFVSRRSAEQDYGVVVTDDFTVDAAATAAIRGR